One window of the Mycteria americana isolate JAX WOST 10 ecotype Jacksonville Zoo and Gardens unplaced genomic scaffold, USCA_MyAme_1.0 Scaffold_111, whole genome shotgun sequence genome contains the following:
- the LOC142403129 gene encoding olfactory receptor 14J1-like, producing MYFFLLNLSLLDLGSISTTVPKSMANSLWDTRDISYAGCAVQLFFFLFFITAGFYLLTIMAYDRYVAICKPLHYGTLLGSRACLNMAAAAWGSGFLTAVLHTANTFSIPLCHGNALEQFFCEIPQILKLSCSRSYLREVGLLVVSGFLYLACLFFIVLSYVQIFRAVLRIPSEQGRHKAFSTCLPHLAVVSLFISTGTFAYLKPPSVSSPSLDLVVAVLYSVVPPAVNPLIYSMRNKDLKDALWNLFQYILL from the coding sequence atgtacttcttcctcctcaacctctccctcctcgacctgggctccatctccaccactgtccccaaatccatggccaattccctgtgggacaccagggacatctcctatgcaggatgtgctgtacaactctttttcttcctcttcttcatcacAGCCGGGTTTTATttgctcaccatcatggcctatgaccgctacgttgccatctgcaaacccctgcactatgggaccctgctgggcagcagagcttgtctcaatatggcagcagctgcctggggcagtgggtttctcactgctgtgctgcacacggccaatacattttccatacccctctgccatggcaatgccctggaacagttcttctgtgaaatcccccagatcctcaagctctcctgctcacgttcctacctcagggaagttgggcttcttgtcgttagtggttttctttatttggcatgtttgtttttcattgtgctgtcctatgtgcagatcttcagggctgtgctgaggatcccctctgagcagggacggcacaaagccttttccacgtgcctccctcacctggccgtggtctccctgtttatcagcactggcacatttgcctacctgaagcccccttctgtctcctctccatccctggatctggtggtggctgttctgtattcggtggtgcctccagcagtgaaccccctcatctacagcatgaggaacaaggacctcAAGGATGCTCTATGGAATCTGTTTCAATACATCCTACTTTag